A DNA window from Pithys albifrons albifrons isolate INPA30051 chromosome 7, PitAlb_v1, whole genome shotgun sequence contains the following coding sequences:
- the GALNT11 gene encoding polypeptide N-acetylgalactosaminyltransferase 11 → MGSVTLRYFCYGCLFTSVTWTLLLFVYFNFSEESQSFKNVPIKGLEPQRPFPKKFYPRFTRGPVHIPELQQKENKIGNSLGNHIQDPVKREVEFSPEMGMIFNEEDQEVRDLGYQKHAFNMLISNRLGYHREVPDTRDAKCREKSYPADLPSASVVICFYNEALSALLRTVHSVLDRTPAHLLHEIILVDDNSELADLKKDLGEYVKTQLPKTTKLVRNEKREGLIRGRMIGASHATGKVLVFLDSHCEVNEMWLQPLLTPIREDHRTVVCPVIDIISADTLTYSSSPVVRGGFNWGLHFKWDLVPLAELEGPEGATAPIKSPTMAGGLFAMDREYFNELGQYDSGMDIWGGENLEISFRIWMCGGRLLIIPCSRVGHIFRKRRPYGSPGGQDTMAHNSLRLAHVWMDEYKEQYFALRPELRMRNYGNITDRVELRKRLNCKSFKWYLDNIYPEMQISGPNAKAPQPVFINRAQKRPKIIQRGRLYHLQTNKCLVAQGHPSQKGGLVVVRECDYNDQNQVWIYNEDHELILNNLLCLDVSETRSSDPPRLMKCHGSGGSQQWTFGKNNRLYQVSVGQCLKVVDPLSHKGYVTVAICDGSLPQQWHFES, encoded by the exons ATGGGAAGTGTCACACTTCGCTATTTCTGCTATGGGTGCCTTTTCACCTCCGTGACCTGGACACTTCTGCTCTTTGTTTATTTCAACTTCAGTGAAGAGAGCCAGTCCTTCAAGAATGTGCCCATCAAGGGGCTGGAGCCTCAGAGGCCATTTCCAAAAAAATTCTACCCCCGTTTCACACGGGGGCCAGTTCATATACCTGAATTGCAACAGAAAGAGAATAAGATAGGAAATTCTCTTGGAAATCATATCCAGGACCCAGTAAAGAGGGAGGTAGAATTCTCTCCTGAAATGG GAATGATTTTTAATGAAGAAGATCAGGAAGTGAGAGACTTGGGCTATCAGAAACATGCTTTCAATATGCTTATCAGTAATCGACTGGGATACCACAGGGAGGTGCCTGATACCAGAGATGCAAA ATGCAGAGAGAAGTCCTACCCTGCTGacctgccctctgccagtgtTGTGATCTGTTTCTACAACGAGGCGCTTTCTGCCCTGCTCCGCACAGTGCACAGTGTCCTGGACCGCACTCCCGCACACCTCCTGCATGAAATCATTCTGGTGGATGACAACAGTGAACTGG ctgaCTTGAAGAAAGATTTGGGTGAATATGTTAAAACTCAGCTTccaaaaaccacaaaattgGTAAGAAATGAGAAGCGGGAAGGTTTGATTAGAGGAAGGATGATTGGAGCCTCTCATGCCACAG GGAAAGTGCTGGTGTTCCTGGACAGTCACTGCGAGGTGAACGAGATGTGGTTGCAGCCCCTGCTGACTCCCATCAGAGAAGATCACAGGACTGTGGTGTGCCCTGTGATTGACATAATCAGTGCTGACACCCTGACCTACAGCTCTTCCCCAGTTGTGCGTGGAGGGTTTAACTGGGGCCTACATTTTAAATGGGATCTCGTTCCTTTGGCAGAACTGGAAGGACCCGAGGGAGCCACTGCTCCAATCAA GTCCCCCACTATGGCAGGAGGCCTGTTTGCCATGGATCGGGAGTACTTCAATGAGCTGGGGCAGTATGACAGTGGCATGGACATCTGGGGAGGAGAAAACCTGGAAATATCTTTTCGG ATCTGGATGTGTGGTGGCAGACTCCTGATCATCCCCTGCTCCAGGGTGGGACACATTTTCCGTAAAAGGCGTCCCTATGGCTCTCCCGGGGGCCAGGATACCATGGCTCACAACTCACTGAGGCTGGCACATGTGTGGATGGATGAATACAAG GAGCAGTATTTTGCTTTGAGACCTGAGCTAAGGATGAGGAACTATGGAAATATTACCGACCGTGTAGAACTGAGAAAAAGATTGAACTGCAAATCATTTAAGTGGTATTTAGATAATATCTATCCTGAGATGCAAATATCTGGGCCCAATGCCAAAGCTCCACAGCCAGTTTTTATTAATAGAGCACAGAAACGACCAAAAATAATCCAGCGTGGAAGG TTGTATCACCTCCAAACCAACAAATGCCTGGTTGCCCAGGGCCATCCAAGTCAGAAAGGAGGCCTGGTAGTGGTTCGGGAATGTGACTACAATGATCAAAACCAG GTCTGGATTTACAATGAGGATCATGAGCTGATTTTAAATAACCTGCTTTGCTTGGATGTTTCGGAAACTCGCTCGTCTGATCCCCCCCGTCTCATGAAATGCCATGGCTCTGGCGGCTCCCAGCAGTGGACCTTTGGG